A region from the Treponema pallidum subsp. pallidum str. Nichols genome encodes:
- a CDS encoding sodium ion-translocating decarboxylase subunit beta — MNTRLPLRVLQCVLVGLLVCGPLCAATRRPVRASAPVPMVQSCKDTGARCAPASSMREDMRASHGAAPLLSVRKFLLNTWHSTGLYAFFHGVTQVPDLANPQRTHSVFGYQQALLLVVGLLIIYLGAAKGFEPLLLIPIGFGTVFVNIPGAGMYSEHGMLKLIYDAGVGNEFFPMLIFMGIGALTDFGPLIANPKMAVLGAAAQLGVFLTLFGVAALNFVPGIRYSILDACAIAIIGGADGPTSIYVSAKLAPELMAVIAVAAYSYMALVPIIQPPLMRLLTTRKERLIRMKQLRPVSRIERVLFPLVLLLLSVLLIPAASPLIGMIAFGNFVKECGVVERLSKTMANELLNIVSILLSLGVGSQMTPDKIMNPNALGIIVLGLVAFSVATAGGVFMAKLMNLFLSEKINPLIGSAGVSAVPMAARVSNKVGLEEDPSNFLLMHAMGPNVAGVIGTAIAAGVFISAYGG; from the coding sequence ATGAATACGCGTTTACCCCTTCGAGTACTCCAGTGCGTGTTGGTGGGATTGCTTGTGTGCGGGCCCCTGTGTGCAGCTACGCGCCGCCCGGTACGTGCTTCTGCGCCGGTGCCTATGGTACAGAGTTGTAAAGACACGGGGGCACGATGTGCGCCGGCGTCGTCCATGCGTGAGGACATGCGTGCGTCACACGGAGCTGCGCCGCTTCTCTCTGTAAGGAAATTTTTACTCAATACGTGGCATAGTACCGGTCTCTACGCTTTCTTTCATGGCGTAACACAGGTGCCGGATCTTGCAAATCCGCAGCGAACACACAGCGTGTTCGGTTATCAACAGGCGTTGCTGCTCGTGGTTGGTCTGCTCATCATTTATCTCGGTGCTGCTAAGGGCTTTGAGCCGCTGCTGCTCATTCCTATTGGCTTTGGTACTGTCTTCGTCAACATCCCTGGTGCGGGCATGTATAGTGAGCATGGTATGCTCAAACTCATTTACGATGCTGGGGTGGGGAATGAGTTTTTCCCTATGCTCATTTTTATGGGTATCGGTGCACTTACCGATTTTGGACCACTGATTGCGAATCCTAAAATGGCAGTCCTTGGTGCCGCTGCCCAGTTAGGGGTGTTCCTTACTCTCTTTGGGGTTGCAGCGTTGAACTTTGTACCCGGGATCCGCTACTCCATCCTGGATGCCTGCGCCATTGCCATTATCGGTGGGGCGGACGGGCCAACTTCCATCTACGTATCTGCGAAGCTTGCTCCCGAACTCATGGCCGTTATCGCGGTGGCGGCATATTCGTATATGGCTCTTGTACCTATTATTCAGCCTCCGCTTATGCGCCTGTTAACTACCAGAAAAGAACGTCTTATTAGGATGAAACAGCTGCGTCCTGTTTCGCGGATAGAGAGAGTACTCTTTCCGCTTGTCTTGCTCTTGCTCTCGGTGCTGCTCATTCCTGCGGCTTCCCCACTCATCGGTATGATCGCCTTCGGGAACTTTGTTAAGGAATGCGGTGTTGTGGAGCGGTTGTCTAAGACGATGGCTAACGAGCTTTTGAACATCGTGTCGATCTTGCTGTCTTTGGGTGTTGGTTCTCAGATGACACCCGATAAGATTATGAACCCCAATGCCTTGGGCATTATCGTGTTGGGACTCGTTGCCTTTTCTGTCGCAACCGCAGGGGGAGTATTCATGGCAAAGTTAATGAATTTGTTTTTGAGCGAGAAAATTAATCCACTTATCGGTTCCGCAGGGGTGAGTGCTGTTCCTATGGCCGCGCGTGTTTCTAATAAGGTGGGGCTAGAGGAGGATCCTTCTAACTTCTTGCTTATGCACGCGATGGGTCCTAACGTGGCTGGTGTCATTGGGACCGCGATAGCCGCAGGGGTGTTCATCTCGGCCTACGGAGGGTAG